CTTTGGCTGAGAATAACACTAGTCTGAAAACAGAAGGTGCTATCTCGGCATCCGCTGGAATAGATAATCCGACGGATTTATATTTCCCCATGACCCACCAGATCCGCTAGGCCACTTCCGGACTAGCATATAGCCTATACTGTAGGTCATGGCGACGTCATCGGCCCAGAAATCTAGACTCGCAAGAATGACGAGATCGATTTGTTTATCCCACCCAGTCctgctttcttctggaatcGCCAATTGTATGGCTGAGTTGATGGCCATTGGCGGGTTCTCTCGTCACCATGACGGAGAGTCGATGATCTTCGTCCCATGGACACGATTCTGGATTCACATTCACAGGCCAGACTCAATATCCATGTGCCTCGGGTGAATTGCGTAGCGGAGCAAATCAGGGTCATCAACGTCATGGAGGGACAGATATAGCAGCAGatgaaagatatataaaccATCAAATCCTTGGTCTtacttccttcttcatcaatttCGACAAGACAAACAATCAAATCACAACTACTCTACCAATTACTACTCCTTTAACCACTTTCTACCTTTTACCAAACCACTCGCAAACATGTCTGACACCGGACGCAAGGACTTCAGCACCAGTATGTCGATATGCATGAACACGATGCTGCAGTGAATGACTCGCTAACATCCCCGCAGAGGCCAAGGAGGAGCTCACCCCTGACTCCGCCAAGTCCACTCAGcagaaggtgaaggagggCGCCACTGATATTGGTGACCGTGTCTCCCGTGGCTTCCAGCCCGACGATCAGAAGTCTGGCACACAGGAGGCCTTCGACAAAGGTCAGCGTGTGCATGACAACAAGAGCCACGGCGGTGCCGGCGAGTCGATGTAAGTATCCATGCAGAGTATTCGAATTGTCAAAAGACTAACTGATTCTGCAGCCTTGACAAGGCCAAGAACGCCGTCGGTCTCGGTGACCACTAAGCTCAAGTCTGTGGAGGATCGCCTGTGACCATTCATCATGAATACTTTTATGATTTGATGATTTAATCCTCATGTGCTGTATTAAGCTTAGTATCCTGTGTCAATTAATGACCATATGAATTAATCAGAAATTCTGAACCATTTCACTTCTCCCGTCTGGATTGATCAAGCTTCGAGTCTCGTTCTTGGGTAAGCTCGCTGAGTTCCTCTAATAACTCTCGATACTTAGCCCGCGCCCCTTGTACATCCGTAGGAAGATTCTGGAACAACTGAAGCCGATGTTCCAAACTCTTGACATTATCCATAAGCTTTTTgacatcttcctcctccgccagcAGCTCACCCAACGTAGGCCCTTTGCTTTGATTCCTCTTCAAAGCAGCAACCCTATCCTGATATTCATTAACTTTAGCAGCGAGAACCTTCGTACCTTTCGTCCACTCAACCGTCTTAGCCGGCAAATCAGCCGGAACCTCATACGCCGGATCTGACCTAAGTTCATCCAGTTGCCGGCGCAGCGCCTCCAACTCCCTCTGCAGATAATCATGTAACATATCCACCTTATCCAGCTGGTCCTGCACGCCAAATTCCTCCTTCGTCAAGTCGACAACGGCTTGACCCAGGTGTGCCGCCTCCACGTCCAGAGCACCCAACGCCGCGGCCGATTTGGCCAGATCATCCAGATCCTGTCCACCTTTATCGTCGAGACAATATTCCAGCTCATCGAgtatttccttcttctgtttgtcttctgtctcttcgCGCGCTTTGAATCCCTGCACGGCTTGTTCGCGTGCCTGGTGTAGGAGGGCCGCTTCCTCGTCGGCGGTGTCGTTGGCTGCCGCTAGGGCAAGTAATGTGCGTAGCGTATCTTCGTTTCGTTCGAATGTGGGGACTGGGTTCGGGGCGTATTGGCGACTTAGCCAGGAGTTGACGTAGGCCCAATCTTTTGCTTGGATGGCTGCTTGTCGCGCTTTGGCGGGGGAAAGAAGGGGGCTGTCCATTGGTGGTGAATATTGGAATGGATGGGATTAAGTCGTGAGAATCTTGTCTTTGATTTGTGAAAAAATGCGATAAGAATTGGAAAGGTACTCGCTAGGGTAGAGTTGCTAATATTTTGACGTTGAGGTTTAGTGAACGGCAGTTCGTTGGACGAATAAAACAAACCTGCACATTGACTTTCCCTTTACCGCTTTAGGCCGACTTGTGAGCGGCCTGGCGCGTGGGGTGAGCACGAAAGTGCGTGTCCTGAGGGGTGAACCCTAAGTGGAATCATCTACACTACATCCTCGTTCTATTTCCGTGTACTTTTCTTCACATCCCCACCAGTCAAGGCACTATGGCAGGATATTCCCATGCTACCTGTCTGTGGTTTGAACAATGTCATGGAATACAATATAGTTGTCACCTACTCAAAGCCGGAGTTAGCCTAGAACCCTCACAAGCAAGTCCTAATCAAATCCAGTGCTTAATTGATACGAGAATCGGGACTACCATTTAACATAGCACTCATTTTTCCTCCCCTTGTACGAAAAGCCCTTCAAGGCCCGTCCAAAAAGACTCATCGCCAACTTGAACTGCAAATCCCTTCCCTCCAAACGTAAGCCTTCCGCATACTCCCTTCTAACGATTTGACCTTCAGTTCGGGATACAGATGATGCGCATCCAAGTAGCCCAAATACTTCGCATAGGAAGCCTCATTACCCCCCTTGCACCAATTATTGTACATGTATTGCACAATGACCTTCTGCCAGATTATGAAATCCGCCGTTTCCGGTTGATGCGATGTTGGGTTCTAGGTAGTATCACGTATTGCGACACATGTCACTCAACGAGGTCAAACAGGTCATTAAACTCAATGGAGCCTAATTCGGCATAAACGTGTGATTATTCAGAGTGATAGTGGCGAAGTAAATTACTGTTAGGTCGATGGAGATATCGAGGAAAGAGGAGCACACACTCAAACCCGTACGGAgcaatttctttatataatatacgTTTCCGAGACCAGCTAGCGAAGCCTCTAATACAATCGGGAAGGCTGTGTAAAATGCACATTCTCATCATAATAGGGCACGTTGAATTCTATTGTTCTGCCCTCTACCTAGGTGTGTATCAGAGTAGGTAGAGGCCTTGGTGAACTTCATCTCTCTATACGTATGGATAAAAGTTAGCTCGGTAGTAGCGTTGACTAGTTCCTGGCTATCAAACACTAAGGACTTCTATACAGCCTGAGAAACAGAAATGTAGTTCATCATAGCAGTGCTTATGCCTATTGTGTGTATCCGAGAACGTtgtagtaatatataaaaagctcACGATTATCCGGAGCATGTTGTTAGGAGAAGCCTTCTTCATCTCGCTGTGAGCTGCTAAAGAGGTGTCTTGGGTGAATTTCAAGACATTAATCGACTTGTCAAGTTTCCGACTGGAAGAAGATACTATCTGCCAGGGTGCTAACTGTCACCTGCTTCCGATCACCTAAAGTACGTACTGAATCCTGCTGCACACCTTGACTCTGCCATCACTCCCGTTGCCATCGCCCAGCTGTTGTCCGATGGTGACCGTTGTGGGGCGAGGTAAAGAGAGACGTATCTCCTACAATGGTATAGCTCTTCGTCCgcttctcgttcttgtttGTGTGCTCAGGGCAGCCGGGACATTTTCGGCTCCCTTTGCATGCCCACTCCAACAGGCTCATTGGAACAAGCTTCAGTTGGCTCATTGCCATTTCCTAGATGGGAAGTGATTTTACATGGGGCGAAGCAAATTTGGCCCCACCTTAAACCCAGCTTAATTTATGTTGATTGATCGTGCAGAAGGTTCATGAATCATCCGGTATTTAAGATACCCAGCCGACTAGCAGTAGATCATGATACATCCTGTCGGCTTTCTACTGTTATAGATCTGTCGTGATACGCTGATAATGAGAACTAGTCAACTCATTTAGTGCCCAACTCCGTAGTAGGGTCTGAACAGCTTGAGTTTGTACTACACTCTGTTATACATCTTGCGCTAGTTAATGAACTATTGTACTCATATAACCAACAGCCCAGGGCATGAGCTAGGTTATTATCAGATCTTATGTCCACAATATGGAGGCATTGGGTAATGTAGGTCCTGGATTTTATTTTCGCGCAGGAACCGACTAAATCCCCTCTGACTCGGTGGCAATTGGCCTCCTTCCTAGCGTATATCAAAGACTGGTATTCCCGCTATATGTGACAATAATACgctttgtcttttctgttgtaggaatataatattttGGGCTGTTCTCGCCCGACGGCTCTTCATGGGGGTTTCCCTCTGTGATGGCGATGAAATACTGGTGGATATTGTAGCGATATTCAATAAGATAAGTGTTTAGAATCCGTTCATAATGCAATTAGCTTCGCCCCCCTCTGCTTGTAAGACTTGGGTCTAAAAAGGATTCCTGTAAGCGGAGGTTTTTGCCGCTCAAGCCTATTGTTGATGAGTCATTGTCTGGATGTTGTTGGAAGGGCGCAAGAGACCCCACTTTCTAAATCACCAATTTGGACAAGCCCTAACTAGGCCTTGATGACATCTAAGGCCACGGGCTCTCAGTAAATCCCTCTCAAAGCCTGATTCACTCACTCCTGTAGATGATATAAGAACCCCTATGTAGCACGTACCGCTGAAATGGACTTTTTAAGAATCGATTCAATGACCTGAGTAGCTCAGAAAACTGACAGGAACATTATACGTTTGTGGCATCTGACAGATCAAAGTGTTCTTCAAGGCTTATAGTTCCAGTCAGCATGCCTTATCCACCCATTGCGCAACACGATGGCGTGCCCCATGGTACTGCCAGCCGACCTGCACATTCCCTGTCTCTCAGGGCAAGTACCTCGCTGAGAGACACAAGCAATGGCCTCTGGGACATTCTGAACGATCTCTGGCATCCAGAGAGCAACCCTCACGGCTATGTCACACTCGGCGTTGGACACAATGCTTTGATGCAAGAACAGCTGCTACATCGCGTGAACAGTAACTTCGATCTTACCGGACGACACCTTTTGTTGAACGACACCATCACGGGGTCTGTCCGGCTGAAAACTGCTATCGCTCGCTTTCTCACTCGTTATCTCAGCCCTTCAAAAGCGCTGAAGCCATCGCAGATCATTGCCACCAATGGGGTTTCATCTGCAACCGAGCACTGCTCATGGGCCTTGTGTGACCCAGGTGAAGGGATGCTGGTTGGGCGCCCGTATTATCGAGATTTCAGCAGAGACATCTGCCTGCGGCCAGGGGCTAAGCTCGTTCCAGTCAGCTTCGACGAGATGGATCCTGTCGGTGTGTCTGCTGTGTCAAAATATGAAGAAGCCATCGTAAGCTCCCGTGAGCAAGGCTGTACTATACGAGCCATTATGCTCTGCAACCCGCACAATCCCTTGGGTCGATGTTATTCTCCGTCGTTCCTTGTGGGGCTGATGAAGCTTTGTCAAAAACACGGCGTGCATTTGATCAGCGATGAGATATATGCTTTGTCAGTTTGGAGACATGGTCAGGATGGGGCAACGACCATAGAAGATTTTACCTCAGTGCTTTCTATCAACTATGATGGAGTGATTGACCCGAAGCTTGTTCATGTCCTTTGGGGTATTAGCAAGGATTTTGGCGCGAATGGAGTGCGACTAGGTGTGATTATTTCCCAAAACAATGGCGACTTGCTTGAATCGATCAGAGGGGTTGGCCAGTTTAGCTCGATTTCTGGCTTCGCAGACTATGTGACGACAAGCATTCTTGAAGACGAAGAGTTCGTGGACCGATATATCGAGGAAAACCGTGAGAAGCTTGCTGCGGCTTACAACTATGTGGTCATATTCCTGGATAACCACGGAATACCCTACGCAAGAGGATCAAACGCAGGGTTCTTTGTCTGGTGTGATCTATTAACAGCTTATCTAAAAGCCCAACCCAACCGTCCATCTGATGACAGCGACTCTGCTAAATGGAACAGAAGTAGGGAGCTGGCAGAAAAGTTGGCCCTGCACAAAGTGCATCTTGGAGTTGGCGATGACTTCGGTAGTGAGCAGCCCGGATGGTTCCGCATCACCTTTTCTCAACACCGTGTTCAGCTCGATGAGGGATTGAAACGCATTGTCAAAGCCCTTCACTCTTAAGTTTGGGCAAGCGAAAGCCATGGCGCTGGTCCATGCTAGCTATTTACCTTTTGTCTAATTCATAGAGATAGAGGATTATTGATGAAACGGGGAATCGTATAGAGTGCTCTACTCTGTACCTGCGAGGTAGTTTAGATGGGGATACCTTGTTgattcattcattcattctacATTCGCTGCCTATGGAGGTTTATTTCTGTTCCCTAGTGCTCAAGGTTGGACGAAAGACAGTGGCACAGGGGTGCAACGCCGGACAGTGTGATCGAGCCAAGTTGACTGAGTAACTATACTACAGAATTCGCATGCTCTTTAATACTTGGACTACATGGTACATGTACGTAACGCTGGTAATCTCGGTGAAGCCGATCATAGCGAACAGTAAGCCGCAATAGAATGCATAAGCTAAGCATTTGAGACCGGGAGTTGTGGTAACAGTAAGAGCAATATTAGCTTGCTGTGCGAAATGAATTGCATTGTAAGCAATGAGTACGCCTAGTGCATAGGAACAGTAATCCAGATGACGGCAGACTATCTCATCGTATGCTGCATAAGTTCTCACGTGCATATAGGGGCAACGTAAGTATTTCTACTCTTGCCATTTACTGGAAATCACAGAGTTGGCAGGATAGCGCCCTAACCAGGCAAGGTGTGATGATAGGCAAAAATATCAAGCGAGAATAATGCATTACTATGTGGGATAAATCAATACACAATGGCTAAGCTGGTAAGTTATATATACGACAGGATCAACCAAACTCTGGTTCAAAATTAGATTCATATAGGTTATGTAAACCATATAATATACAGTCAGTTTGCTTCACCGGACCTCGCATGCTCCAATTAGAAGCCAAGCCCACGGCGCAAAACGCAATGCTCTTGCTGGCCTGGCTCTCCACCTGGACATGTGTTCATCGGTGGTCAACGAAGCGGTATTACCACCAGTGCCGATGTCCATTTACATCGAGCTAGCTCTTGTCGTGACTCCTCAGAAATGAACTTCCTATCAATAATGTTTAAACGTATCGGTTTGTCGGTGTTGAAACGAGCGGCTTTCCGTGGGGAAGGTGTAATATCATGATTCCGACCATAGAGGGCTTCCTAGTAAGCATCTAGAGtagaaaaaagggaaaaggtaAGCAATATGTTCCTTAAGACATCCTGTATGAAggcaaagaaaaacaacGTAAAGGAATGATAGGGTTGCCGGGACTGTACTTACAACCAAACATGGCCCATTTCAGGGCGCTGTACTTGCAAGTCGGATTGATGCATGGAGTAGCACACTCCTCAGTAGCTCCTGGCTGCTCCAGAGGAACGCAAAGGCACTTGATATGACTACCAAGCGCCTGGTCTGTTCCATCACTGCCCATGCCCTCAATGTATAGCTCACAGCTCCTTTGTCGACAGTGCGGTGCGAGACATACCAATTTGTCCCTGTAGAGGCTCTTAATAAAGTCGTCCCAGTTGTCGGCAATCCGCGTTTGGTCTGCCTGGAATTTAGCGAGGGCATTGCGATAAAGCTCTTCTTGGATGTTGGCTAATGTGGTGGGTATGATAGTATGTAATTCTGGGATTGCGGCTTCAACCTTTCCCTCTGCGTGGAGTAGGTCCCTTCGTCCTATAGTCACGACTTGATTGGTGACTTCATTTGGGCCTAATACTATGAATAGGGGAGTGCCGCTGACGATCCACTCATTAAATCTCCATCCCAAGGAGTACCCTTCCAAGTCATCAACTTTGACACGAATTCCTGCTGATGATAGACGTGAAACAAGTCTATCAGTCTCTGTGTCCAATATTAGCTGCTCATCTGTCGAAGAAGCTTGTGCTGCGACAATGGCGACTTGGGTCTCTGCGATGCGGGGCGGCAGAACAAGGCCATGGTTGTCACTGTGGGTGGCCACCATAACACCGAGGGCTCTAATGGAAATACGCCAGCAGTTTTGCCAGACATGAAGGAGCGCCGCCGGTTCTGCCGTTGCCGAAGGGTCTCTCACTGTGATTTCGTACGCTTTACTCAAAGTCTGGCCAAATTCATGGCACTTTGCACCCTCTATGCACTGGTTTGTAGCAGGTATATATGCTATAACTACACCAGTACTGATGTCGGTGTCCTGGAGATAAGCTGCATTCTTATATCCTTTGACGACGGGGATGGCAAGGAGATCCCGGTAAAGTAAACTATAAAGTTCAAGGATCTGTGCGGCCTCTTGACGAGCGCTGTCCTTGGTTATATGTGCTGAATGGACCTCTTGCAGGAGGTATTCACAACTTCGGAGGAGTGGCTGTGGGTTTTGTTCATGTTGGAATCTGATACACCACTGGTTCATTCGCAGAGGCAAGTCTCGATGACTCTTGATCCACTTCCTGCAGTAAGGATAGATAACGGACTCAGCATTCGGGAAACTGCTGGACCCTGACACAGCATAAGGAGCCTGGGCCCTATCACCTAGGTAAGGGAGGATGGGGACAGAGAAACTTTGTAGTTCCAAGGGCTGAAGATGGTCGGCCAGCCAAGAGCGAACCTTCTCCCACATCCCGTACGCAACTGGCTATTTGCACGCAGTCAGGTTATCTCTATAATAGATCATTGGTAAGACTCTCAATAAACAGACCTTGAGGATGAAATAGCCAGGAAGGCAGCAATGATCGATCATTTCACCTTTTACCACGACCTGCTCATACCATGTGTCGAAATCATCTTCCTTGTTAACTTCGACCCGGGGAGGGCTGATACCTAGTATAGACTTAAGCATGATAAACGTAGTGCAGCATACAAAGCCAGTAACCAGATAGTTTTCTTAACAGGATGCTGATGTTGCAACCCCAGCCTGGAGTcagaattaaaatattagctGATGACTCCCCAACTGACAGCACCTGTGGAGAATCTGACGGTCTGCGGGGTAACGTACGTAGGTGTACAGAATAATACAGGGATTAATTAGCTTACTTTTATGAATAGTCATTCTTGTGTAAGCGATATCAAACCCGGTTACAGCTGCTACGGCATAATTCATTGGCTTATACTTGATGATCAAGCAATATGGTGTAGGCAACGGATAATGTAAGTGTAGGCCCAGCCGCTGTGTGTATTACTATGGACAGGTTGCGACGCTTACTTCATATTGTCGGGTAGTTCTGGTGAAGGTGTATAAGCATAGTAAGAGGGCTCAGCGTCAGACGTCCGTAGGGCTGCTTATCAAATGCCTCTATAGTAAGCCGTCACAAGAAACCCATAGATAAAAAGGCTCAGGCGCATTGAGTTGCATCTAACTGTAGCatcctttgcctttctccaTAGAGTCGTCTGGGGGATTCAGGCCTATATCTGTTTGAAAGGTTATTAGCTGC
This Aspergillus flavus chromosome 1, complete sequence DNA region includes the following protein-coding sequences:
- a CDS encoding putative chaperone/heat shock protein Hsp12 (heat shock protein hsp9), whose translation is MSDTGRKDFSTKAKEELTPDSAKSTQQKVKEGATDIGDRVSRGFQPDDQKSGTQEAFDKGQRVHDNKSHGGAGESILDKAKNAVGLGDH
- a CDS encoding putative aspartate aminotransferase, producing the protein MPYPPIAQHDGVPHGTASRPAHSLSLRASTSLRDTSNGLWDILNDLWHPESNPHGYVTLGVGHNALMQEQLLHRVNSNFDLTGRHLLLNDTITGSVRLKTAIARFLTRYLSPSKALKPSQIIATNGVSSATEHCSWALCDPGEGMLVGRPYYRDFSRDICLRPGAKLVPVSFDEMDPVGVSAVSKYEEAIVSSREQGCTIRAIMLCNPHNPLGRCYSPSFLVGLMKLCQKHGVHLISDEIYALSVWRHGQDGATTIEDFTSVLSINYDGVIDPKLVHVLWGISKDFGANGVRLGVIISQNNGDLLESIRGVGQFSSISGFADYVTTSILEDEEFVDRYIEENREKLAAAYNYVVIFLDNHGIPYARGSNAGFFVWCDLLTAYLKAQPNRPSDDSDSAKWNRSRELAEKLALHKVHLGVGDDFGSEQPGWFRITFSQHRVQLDEGLKRIVKALHS
- a CDS encoding putative prolyl-tRNA synthetase translates to MLKSILGISPPRVEVNKEDDFDTWYEQVVVKGEMIDHCCLPGYFILKPVAYGMWEKVRSWLADHLQPLELQSFSVPILPYLGDRAQAPYAVSGSSSFPNAESVIYPYCRKWIKSHRDLPLRMNQWCIRFQHEQNPQPLLRSCEYLLQEVHSAHITKDSARQEAAQILELYSLLYRDLLAIPVVKGYKNAAYLQDTDISTGVVIAYIPATNQCIEGAKCHEFGQTLSKAYEITVRDPSATAEPAALLHVWQNCWRISIRALGVMVATHSDNHGLVLPPRIAETQVAIVAAQASSTDEQLILDTETDRLVSRLSSAGIRVKVDDLEGYSLGWRFNEWIVSGTPLFIVLGPNEVTNQVVTIGRRDLLHAEGKVEAAIPELHTIIPTTLANIQEELYRNALAKFQADQTRIADNWDDFIKSLYRDKLVCLAPHCRQRSCELYIEGMGSDGTDQALGSHIKCLCVPLEQPGATEECATPCINPTCKYSALKWAMFGCKYSPGNPIIPLRCFSLPSYRMS